From one Cellulosilyticum sp. I15G10I2 genomic stretch:
- a CDS encoding alpha/beta fold hydrolase, whose protein sequence is MGYYIMVEPDINVYLEDLNPEGKKVILFLHGWPGSHELFEYQLNQLPKLGYRCIGLDQRGFGKSDRPFTGYDYDRLSDDVRCVIESLKLKNITLVGHSTGGAIAVRYMSRHKAFGVSKLVLCAAAAPSLIERPYFPYGSKKEVVENIIHGTYNDRPKMLRDFGNTFFFQYITDAFSDWFFRLGLQAASWATAAVAKTWLGEEKLFYDLNEIQVPTLILHGIHDKVCLYQLAEIQKKGIKNAKLVPFKLSGHGLFYDQRDKFSKEIIQFIEEQ, encoded by the coding sequence TTGGGATACTATATTATGGTTGAACCAGATATAAATGTTTATTTAGAAGATCTTAATCCTGAAGGCAAAAAAGTCATATTATTTCTACATGGCTGGCCAGGAAGTCATGAATTATTTGAATACCAGCTCAATCAGCTGCCTAAGCTTGGTTATCGATGTATTGGTTTAGATCAAAGAGGATTTGGCAAATCTGACAGACCTTTTACCGGCTATGATTATGACCGCTTATCGGATGATGTGAGATGTGTGATTGAATCACTTAAATTAAAAAATATTACTTTAGTCGGTCACTCCACTGGTGGTGCAATAGCTGTCAGATATATGTCTAGGCACAAAGCCTTTGGTGTATCTAAGCTTGTACTTTGTGCTGCAGCAGCTCCAAGTTTGATTGAACGACCTTATTTCCCTTATGGTTCAAAGAAGGAGGTTGTAGAAAATATAATTCATGGAACGTATAATGATCGCCCTAAAATGCTGAGAGATTTTGGGAATACATTTTTCTTTCAGTATATAACTGATGCTTTCTCCGATTGGTTCTTCAGATTGGGACTACAAGCTGCTTCTTGGGCTACTGCAGCAGTCGCCAAAACTTGGCTCGGTGAAGAAAAATTATTTTATGATCTGAATGAAATACAAGTACCCACCTTAATTCTTCACGGTATACATGATAAAGTATGCTTATATCAGCTTGCTGAAATACAGAAAAAAGGTATTAAAAACGCTAAACTTGTTCCTTTTAAATTAAGCGGACATGGCTTATTCTACGACCAAAGGGATAAATTTAGTAAAGAAATAATTCAATTCATTGAAGAGCAATGA
- a CDS encoding DNA-deoxyinosine glycosylase, whose product MIKCFAPLIDNRCKILILGSMPGVKSLEEQQYYAHPRNYFWRILYTLFDEKYETDYKKRKAFILSHHIALWDVLKNCEREGSLDTAIREEEVNDFDFLFKTYPNIKFVFFNGSKGYETFRKKIGFKYDGITFEKLPSTSPAHAIKFESKLKSWRTIFHCSSMN is encoded by the coding sequence ATGATAAAATGTTTTGCGCCTCTTATAGATAATAGATGTAAAATATTAATTTTAGGATCTATGCCTGGGGTGAAATCACTGGAAGAACAACAATATTATGCACATCCAAGAAATTACTTTTGGCGTATTTTATATACACTGTTTGATGAGAAGTATGAAACAGATTACAAAAAGAGAAAAGCCTTTATTCTAAGTCATCACATAGCCTTATGGGATGTTCTTAAAAACTGTGAAAGAGAAGGGAGTCTGGATACAGCTATTAGAGAGGAAGAGGTCAATGATTTTGATTTTCTATTTAAAACCTATCCTAACATTAAATTCGTATTTTTTAACGGCTCAAAAGGATATGAAACTTTTAGAAAGAAGATAGGTTTTAAATATGACGGCATAACTTTTGAAAAACTACCTTCTACAAGTCCGGCCCATGCGATTAAGTTTGAAAGTAAATTAAAAAGCTGGCGTACTATTTTTCATTGCTCTTCAATGAATTGA
- a CDS encoding GntP family permease — translation MSGVALIITFIVAVGIMIVSISKFKVHPFIAIMGIALLLGIVVGIPLKDLPGTIGGGFSSTFTSIGIVIILGALIGVILEKTGAAVKLADMVISVVGEKKPELAILIMGWIVSIPVFCDSGFVILNPIKKAIRKRTMTSSVAMTVALSAGLYASHVFIPPTPGPIAAAGAVGLGSNLLLIMGLGFLVSIPTLIAAYFYAKYIGKRVKAEEELQDSQEVIKSYEELVKEYGTLPNGFLATAPIIVPILLMALGSVGSALKWEGTLMALVAFLGAPMIALTVGLVFGIILLAFANKMADFNALTNETLQVVGPILFITAAGGVLGRVITTAGFVEYIQENASFLSTVGIFFPFLIAAILKSAQGSSTVAITTTAGIMGSFLESGTMMQALGLTTPLAAALTVMAIGAGAMTVSHANDSYFWVVTNFGKMKAQDGYKTQTMVTLVMGVVAMVSIFVISLFAL, via the coding sequence ATGTCAGGTGTAGCACTTATCATTACTTTTATTGTAGCAGTTGGTATCATGATTGTAAGCATTTCAAAATTTAAGGTGCATCCATTTATTGCAATTATGGGAATAGCCTTATTGCTAGGAATAGTGGTGGGAATTCCGCTTAAAGACTTGCCGGGAACGATTGGAGGCGGCTTCAGCAGTACTTTTACAAGTATAGGTATTGTTATTATTTTAGGGGCTTTGATAGGAGTCATTTTAGAAAAAACTGGAGCGGCTGTCAAATTAGCTGATATGGTTATAAGCGTAGTTGGTGAAAAGAAACCAGAGCTTGCTATACTCATTATGGGTTGGATTGTATCTATTCCTGTTTTTTGTGATAGTGGGTTTGTTATTCTTAATCCTATTAAAAAAGCTATACGTAAAAGAACCATGACATCGAGTGTAGCCATGACTGTTGCACTTTCAGCAGGACTTTATGCATCGCATGTATTTATTCCACCTACCCCAGGACCTATTGCAGCAGCAGGCGCAGTAGGACTTGGGAGCAATCTGTTACTTATTATGGGTCTTGGTTTCTTAGTTTCCATTCCTACCTTAATAGCAGCTTACTTTTATGCTAAATACATAGGCAAACGCGTAAAAGCAGAAGAAGAATTACAAGATAGTCAAGAGGTTATTAAATCATATGAAGAATTAGTTAAAGAGTACGGCACACTTCCCAATGGTTTTTTAGCCACTGCACCTATTATTGTTCCGATTCTTTTAATGGCGTTGGGTTCAGTTGGATCAGCTCTTAAATGGGAAGGCACTTTAATGGCATTAGTAGCATTTCTAGGTGCGCCTATGATTGCACTAACAGTCGGGCTTGTTTTTGGTATTATTTTACTCGCCTTTGCAAATAAAATGGCAGACTTTAATGCATTGACAAATGAAACACTTCAAGTAGTAGGACCCATTCTCTTTATTACAGCAGCAGGGGGCGTATTAGGACGCGTGATTACAACAGCTGGTTTTGTAGAATATATTCAAGAAAATGCAAGCTTTTTATCAACTGTAGGTATTTTCTTCCCATTCCTTATTGCAGCTATTTTAAAATCAGCACAGGGGTCTTCTACAGTTGCGATTACAACTACAGCTGGTATTATGGGATCATTTTTAGAATCAGGAACAATGATGCAGGCACTTGGACTTACAACGCCTCTGGCAGCAGCGTTAACGGTAATGGCTATTGGAGCTGGAGCTATGACAGTCTCTCATGCGAATGATAGTTACTTCTGGGTAGTTACTAATTTTGGAAAGATGAAAGCGCAAGATGGCTATAAAACACAGACGATGGTAACGCTTGTTATGGGGGTTGTTGCGATGGTAAGTATTTTTGTTATTTCATTATTTGCATTATAA
- a CDS encoding MerR family transcriptional regulator, translating to MEYTVQKLSKLAGVSTRTLRYYDEIEILKPARINSSGYRIYGQEEVDRLQQILFYRELGVSLEHIKEIINQPSFDGKTALREHRMKLLEKRNQLDLLIANVNKTIAQIEGGTKMTDQEKFEGFKQKMIEDNEKKYGKEIRDKYGEEKVRKSNEKLKHMTEEEYNEVTSLANEVIATLAEAIKTGDPASELAQKAAELHKTWLTYYWSDYSKEAHAGLAQMYVDDERFKAYYDEQQPGTAEFLRDAILIYTDLKK from the coding sequence ATGGAATATACTGTACAAAAACTAAGTAAACTCGCGGGGGTAAGTACCAGGACACTTAGATATTATGATGAAATAGAAATTCTTAAGCCGGCAAGAATTAATTCATCAGGATATCGTATTTATGGTCAGGAAGAAGTGGATAGGCTGCAGCAAATTTTGTTTTATAGAGAGCTTGGAGTAAGTTTGGAGCATATAAAAGAAATAATAAACCAACCTTCCTTTGATGGAAAGACTGCCCTTAGAGAGCATCGCATGAAACTCCTCGAGAAAAGAAATCAACTAGATTTATTAATAGCTAATGTGAATAAAACAATAGCCCAAATAGAAGGAGGCACTAAAATGACAGATCAAGAAAAATTTGAAGGATTTAAGCAAAAGATGATTGAAGATAATGAGAAAAAGTATGGTAAAGAAATAAGAGACAAGTATGGCGAGGAAAAAGTTCGTAAGTCAAATGAAAAGCTAAAGCATATGACAGAGGAAGAATACAATGAAGTAACAAGTTTAGCAAATGAAGTGATCGCGACGCTTGCAGAAGCTATTAAAACAGGTGATCCAGCAAGTGAACTTGCGCAAAAAGCAGCGGAGCTTCATAAAACGTGGCTGACTTACTACTGGAGTGATTATAGCAAAGAGGCTCACGCAGGATTGGCACAGATGTACGTTGATGATGAAAGATTTAAAGCTTATTATGATGAACAACAACCTGGAACAGCAGAGTTTTTAAGAGATGCTATTTTGATCTATACGGATTTAAAGAAGTAA
- a CDS encoding family 43 glycosylhydrolase translates to MFKRRLRKLSIMTLVASLIVTNSLAQVLYAADAEQVIEDEQIAILQLDQESQTTTEQVLQLETIAQTTTGQVYEWTQYEGNWHIADGTYSVNRGTGYKIVAKDVNVANFAYEADVSIAGGTDSNRNAGLIFRVTEPKNGADMLKGYYAGITKNGRVQVGRFNNNWTELAAIPYPVNEGTKYRLKVITKGSSIDVYVDGNHVVSVADDMFKSGSVGMRTWLTDATYSDVALTDLGEIIEPEYDWSWVKGAVFVPTNAVNQIQQWKEYDPVINDRELSYAHDYGFNLVRVYLHNLLWEHESEKLLANFEDFLQRADKYGIKVQVVFFDDCWDDYPDYDYDPAIAPRYGAHNSRWVEGPGDTYKAQYNNADGIMKKKMEDYVKGIVSAHLNDDRIAFWNTYNEPSNGESGLMDQVTKQLMNDSRIWIKEIGSKIPVSATSGQFSGGPFSDFITWHPYDADYPVNIGGTRATIANKSTLADEVMNRWTQTVPGIVENYYDKGIGFVLWELGIGRDNCRFPWGSDTNPLDYEPAEPFHGVVYPDGHPWSIDDIVAIRGNLDNLAVFNVQYFNDETFTDLKKTSITPRIDFDLGDERGTGSPDASVGMGEDHFSIRWMGTIKSKAAGEYTIYVESDNIARVWIGETQVIDKSTNIIEEANGKISLEAEKEYAIKVEYIHHTGDASMHLNWSGPSLDKTVLLPIYNSKSVTGVSVQKELVLNEGESQKLVANIEPADAFNQKVTWASDRPGIASVDDKGVVVGHVQGTATITVATVNGDYKDTCTVTVSASTQFRNPIVQVAGGAGAADPSVVFKDGYYYYCKSDNDAALVVAKAKRLQDIGSVPRVTVYTPPSGTMYSKGIWAPELQYIQGKWYIYFAADDGNNANHRMYVLESDTQDPQGSYTFKGKITDPTDRWAIDGVTLEKDDGSLYFVWSGWEGYTDGRQSLYIAPMSNPWTISGDRVRISTPDQPWEMNEYPYINEGPEILKKDGKIFIVYSASGSWSDTYCLGMLTYTDGDDIMDPNSWTKTGPVFTHVPGAYGAAHNCFTVSPDGTEDWLVYHAGKVSRGSWANRSIRAQKFTWHADGTPNFGTPVGYGELIDQPSGTPEIRRYKYEAEHAIPSGGAKVGTSSNASGEKVIGALDRPGIDSLLFNVYVEEAGDYTLTVMYANGSDGGESQHLVSVNGGQGQVIRYKRYGWGNFNPSSIDVTLNEGNNTMQLNPHIHFAEVDYIVLDQIKNDDIGTPVQIESISLDKQSITLGKGKTAEITATVKPISGTKKNVVFTSTNTEVAAISKASSNTVLGTTTLLVTAQDVGITTIRVISDADASKYAECVVTVVGDPAEPNLTGFEIDQFDSTALDSTWSVFQENKAKWSLTKNTGYMTISTSNTDIYQNNNSQDNVFLKTLDDNKDFEIVTKLSAPIRRNHEQAGLFVWQNADNLIKLAHVWDGRRVIETAYEIGQVYKKAGNFAAHPGGDTVTLKIRKIGNSYTTFYWNGYEWIQAADSVTANLENIKVGFFANSIVSNVSMDATFDYFAYKELQGGIKLDKNNLTLKVGETEKITNQGASQEVIWTSSSSKIAEVDHTGLVTGIAPGRVIIKAISQDGTYSDTALVTVTSSIPAPEMLYEEKFNGSAEGWVTYGGTWHVANGEYHVNNGAGYKALIADEVFTDYVLEADVKIKSGNEAGLIFRVLNPNEGADAFDGYYIGISAANKSATLGQMNNGVWNEIATKKLPINYGETYRIKVIINEGHIEVYINDNPLNVNAYPKFDILERTHFGTGQIGLRTFNAEASFDNVKVSSYKETVLEESYTNSVMPGIADPHVLYYDGVYYLYGTHTPDWPNMTRGIKVYTSTDLVNWKVKETDDGWALKNEDSWGTKQFWAPEVIEKDGIFYMYYAVEEHLAVATSDSPLGPFKQNVKNPIHDNIKEIDAHIFTDDDGKQYMYFVRFTDGNALWGAELNEDMMSIKQDTLTPVFAVSQDWEKSQKPPVARVNEGAFVVKHKGIYYMTYSGNHFESPDYGVGYATATSPLGPWTKYEYNPIMKSNSLVPGAGHHSLIYSPDGTELFMIYHAHNTVGTTEPRKLAIDRVQFVPQANGIDAMEVWGPTMTPQPMPSNDSTTPVNIPVNSLTITGQDGATQITTKGGTLQMSALVSPSHATNKAVEWSIANGSSYATISTEGLLTAKANGTVTVKAVSVSNPEASSTCSIDITGNEEEPTTVDVTALTVAGKDGVSSITTKGGTLQMVATVTPADATNKAVTWSIVNGSSYADLSTEGLLTARANGAVTVKAVSVSNPEVSDTCEIVITGNSSSGGGSSSGGGSTPTQQTTPIPAPVVPEAPRPSDTPTVNVRMSIASGTASQGGRDVALSVQPYIENGRTMAGVRDVANLLQIESQNVVWNAKDKSIEIKTNRIIIKLVIGQKYAIVDGQKIDLDVAPQIKDGRTVLPIAQIARLLGMQVKFDPITKEVVFKTEE, encoded by the coding sequence ATGTTTAAACGAAGACTAAGGAAGTTATCTATTATGACGCTTGTAGCATCTTTGATAGTAACGAATAGTTTGGCACAAGTACTCTATGCTGCAGATGCTGAGCAAGTCATAGAAGATGAGCAGATTGCTATCTTACAGCTAGATCAAGAGAGCCAGACAACAACTGAGCAAGTTTTGCAATTAGAGACTATTGCGCAAACGACAACTGGCCAAGTTTATGAATGGACTCAGTATGAAGGTAATTGGCATATAGCGGATGGTACTTACAGTGTCAATAGGGGGACAGGCTATAAGATCGTTGCAAAGGATGTAAATGTGGCTAATTTTGCATATGAAGCTGATGTATCTATAGCGGGAGGTACGGACAGCAATAGAAATGCAGGATTAATTTTTAGAGTAACTGAACCTAAGAATGGTGCAGATATGCTTAAAGGTTATTATGCCGGAATAACTAAAAACGGCAGAGTTCAGGTAGGAAGATTTAATAATAACTGGACAGAGCTGGCAGCTATCCCTTATCCAGTTAATGAAGGTACGAAGTATAGATTAAAGGTCATTACAAAGGGAAGCAGCATTGATGTCTATGTAGATGGCAATCATGTAGTGAGTGTAGCTGATGATATGTTTAAGAGTGGTTCAGTTGGCATGAGGACTTGGCTTACAGATGCTACGTATAGTGATGTTGCTTTAACAGATCTTGGAGAAATTATAGAGCCAGAATACGACTGGTCATGGGTAAAAGGAGCTGTTTTTGTGCCTACCAATGCTGTTAATCAAATTCAGCAGTGGAAAGAGTATGATCCTGTCATTAATGACAGAGAACTTTCTTATGCCCATGACTATGGTTTTAATCTTGTGAGAGTTTATCTGCATAATCTTTTATGGGAACATGAAAGTGAAAAGTTACTTGCAAACTTCGAAGATTTTCTGCAACGTGCAGATAAATATGGTATTAAGGTACAAGTAGTATTCTTTGATGATTGCTGGGATGATTATCCAGACTATGATTATGATCCTGCCATTGCCCCTAGATATGGCGCACATAACAGCAGATGGGTAGAAGGACCAGGTGATACTTATAAAGCGCAGTACAATAACGCTGATGGCATCATGAAGAAAAAAATGGAGGACTATGTAAAAGGTATTGTTAGTGCTCATTTAAATGATGATAGAATTGCCTTTTGGAATACCTATAATGAGCCAAGTAATGGCGAAAGCGGCCTCATGGACCAAGTCACTAAGCAACTGATGAATGATTCAAGAATTTGGATTAAAGAAATAGGTTCAAAAATTCCAGTTTCAGCGACTAGTGGACAATTTTCTGGAGGGCCATTCTCAGATTTTATTACATGGCATCCTTATGATGCCGATTATCCAGTCAATATAGGCGGAACAAGAGCTACAATTGCTAACAAATCTACGTTAGCAGATGAGGTTATGAATAGATGGACTCAGACAGTGCCAGGTATTGTTGAAAATTACTACGATAAAGGTATTGGATTTGTTTTATGGGAACTAGGTATAGGTCGAGATAATTGTAGATTTCCTTGGGGATCAGACACAAATCCTCTTGACTATGAACCAGCAGAACCTTTCCATGGGGTTGTATATCCTGATGGCCATCCATGGAGTATAGATGATATTGTAGCTATACGTGGTAATTTAGATAATTTAGCTGTCTTTAATGTACAGTATTTTAATGATGAAACCTTTACAGACCTTAAAAAGACCTCTATTACACCTAGAATTGACTTTGATTTAGGGGATGAAAGAGGGACAGGGTCACCAGATGCTTCTGTCGGCATGGGAGAAGATCATTTTTCAATCCGTTGGATGGGAACAATCAAATCTAAGGCAGCAGGAGAGTACACAATCTATGTAGAGAGTGATAATATTGCAAGGGTTTGGATTGGTGAGACTCAAGTTATTGATAAATCCACCAATATAATAGAAGAAGCAAATGGAAAGATTAGCTTAGAAGCTGAAAAAGAATATGCTATTAAAGTAGAGTATATACACCACACTGGAGATGCCAGCATGCATTTAAACTGGTCGGGGCCAAGTTTAGATAAAACGGTATTACTGCCCATTTACAATTCAAAAAGTGTAACAGGTGTATCCGTACAAAAAGAACTTGTATTAAATGAAGGAGAAAGTCAGAAACTTGTTGCCAATATTGAGCCAGCAGATGCCTTTAATCAAAAAGTAACATGGGCATCAGATCGACCTGGTATTGCATCAGTAGATGACAAAGGTGTTGTAGTAGGACATGTGCAAGGAACGGCAACTATTACAGTAGCAACTGTTAATGGCGATTATAAAGATACTTGCACAGTTACTGTAAGTGCAAGTACACAGTTTAGAAACCCTATTGTACAAGTAGCAGGCGGTGCAGGGGCAGCTGATCCAAGCGTAGTATTTAAAGATGGTTACTATTACTATTGTAAATCAGACAATGATGCCGCCCTTGTCGTTGCAAAAGCTAAGAGATTACAGGATATTGGTAGTGTGCCAAGAGTGACAGTTTACACACCACCGAGTGGCACAATGTATTCTAAAGGGATATGGGCGCCAGAGCTGCAATATATACAAGGTAAATGGTATATTTATTTTGCAGCGGATGATGGTAATAATGCAAATCATCGTATGTATGTACTTGAAAGCGATACACAAGATCCACAAGGAAGCTATACATTTAAAGGGAAAATTACTGATCCTACTGATAGATGGGCTATTGATGGGGTAACTCTTGAAAAAGATGATGGTTCTTTATATTTTGTGTGGTCAGGATGGGAAGGCTATACAGATGGAAGACAGAGTCTTTATATAGCGCCAATGAGCAATCCGTGGACTATAAGTGGAGATAGGGTTCGCATATCTACACCAGATCAACCATGGGAAATGAATGAATATCCTTATATTAATGAAGGTCCGGAAATATTGAAAAAAGATGGAAAAATATTCATTGTATATTCTGCAAGCGGAAGCTGGAGTGATACTTATTGTCTAGGAATGTTAACGTATACGGATGGTGATGATATCATGGATCCAAATTCATGGACAAAAACAGGGCCAGTATTCACCCATGTACCAGGGGCATATGGTGCAGCACATAACTGCTTTACAGTATCTCCAGATGGGACTGAAGATTGGCTTGTCTACCATGCTGGCAAAGTGTCTAGAGGAAGCTGGGCCAATAGAAGTATAAGAGCTCAGAAGTTTACATGGCATGCTGATGGTACACCTAACTTTGGAACGCCAGTTGGATATGGCGAACTCATAGATCAACCATCAGGCACACCAGAAATAAGGAGATACAAATATGAGGCTGAACACGCCATTCCGAGTGGAGGGGCTAAAGTAGGAACTTCAAGTAATGCCTCAGGAGAAAAGGTTATAGGTGCTTTAGACAGGCCTGGCATAGATTCGCTCTTATTTAATGTTTATGTGGAAGAAGCAGGAGACTATACTCTTACTGTTATGTATGCAAATGGAAGTGATGGCGGGGAGTCCCAGCATCTTGTATCAGTGAATGGCGGGCAAGGTCAAGTTATAAGGTATAAAAGATATGGATGGGGCAACTTCAATCCTTCCTCAATTGATGTAACACTTAATGAAGGAAATAATACGATGCAACTCAACCCACACATTCATTTTGCTGAAGTTGACTATATAGTACTCGATCAAATTAAAAATGATGATATAGGGACACCGGTTCAAATTGAATCAATCAGTTTGGATAAACAAAGTATCACGCTTGGTAAGGGTAAAACTGCTGAAATTACAGCAACGGTTAAACCTATTTCAGGAACAAAAAAAAATGTGGTATTTACATCAACTAATACAGAGGTAGCAGCAATATCTAAAGCATCGTCTAATACAGTATTAGGAACAACAACACTGCTTGTAACAGCGCAAGATGTAGGAATCACAACCATACGTGTAATAAGCGATGCTGATGCAAGTAAGTACGCCGAGTGCGTAGTAACAGTTGTTGGTGATCCAGCAGAACCTAATCTTACAGGATTTGAAATAGATCAGTTTGATAGTACAGCATTAGACAGTACATGGTCGGTATTCCAGGAAAATAAAGCGAAGTGGAGCCTTACAAAAAATACAGGATACATGACTATCAGTACATCAAATACAGATATTTATCAAAATAATAATTCTCAAGATAATGTGTTCTTAAAGACATTAGATGACAATAAAGACTTCGAGATCGTTACGAAACTTTCAGCACCTATTAGAAGAAATCATGAACAGGCAGGGCTTTTTGTATGGCAAAATGCAGACAATCTTATCAAGCTTGCCCATGTATGGGACGGCAGAAGAGTTATAGAAACAGCCTACGAAATAGGTCAGGTATATAAAAAAGCTGGTAACTTTGCTGCACATCCTGGCGGAGATACCGTTACATTAAAAATCAGAAAGATAGGAAATAGCTATACCACATTCTATTGGAATGGTTATGAGTGGATACAAGCAGCGGATTCAGTTACGGCTAATCTTGAGAATATCAAAGTTGGATTTTTTGCAAACAGCATTGTATCTAATGTAAGTATGGACGCAACATTTGATTATTTTGCCTATAAAGAACTTCAAGGTGGTATTAAATTAGATAAGAATAATCTTACTTTAAAGGTGGGAGAAACAGAAAAAATAACAAATCAAGGAGCAAGTCAAGAGGTTATATGGACTTCAAGCAGCTCTAAGATAGCTGAGGTAGATCACACTGGGCTAGTAACGGGTATTGCGCCAGGACGAGTTATCATAAAAGCTATTTCACAAGATGGTACATACAGTGATACGGCTTTAGTAACAGTTACTTCATCAATTCCAGCACCAGAGATGCTTTATGAAGAAAAATTTAATGGCAGTGCAGAAGGATGGGTTACTTATGGCGGAACGTGGCATGTTGCAAATGGAGAGTATCATGTCAATAATGGTGCAGGCTATAAGGCACTCATTGCTGATGAGGTCTTTACAGATTATGTATTAGAAGCAGACGTTAAGATTAAAAGCGGCAATGAAGCAGGTTTAATCTTTAGAGTATTAAATCCTAATGAAGGCGCAGATGCTTTTGATGGTTATTATATAGGTATTAGCGCAGCGAATAAATCAGCCACCCTTGGACAGATGAATAATGGTGTTTGGAATGAGATTGCGACTAAGAAACTTCCTATTAATTATGGAGAAACCTATCGTATTAAAGTTATTATAAATGAAGGACATATTGAAGTTTACATTAATGATAATCCACTTAATGTAAACGCTTATCCTAAGTTTGATATTCTTGAAAGAACACATTTTGGAACAGGACAAATTGGACTGCGTACCTTTAATGCAGAAGCAAGTTTTGATAATGTAAAAGTATCCTCTTATAAAGAAACAGTATTAGAAGAGAGTTATACCAACTCTGTAATGCCTGGTATTGCAGATCCACATGTGCTTTACTATGATGGCGTGTATTATTTATACGGAACCCATACGCCTGATTGGCCAAATATGACAAGAGGCATTAAGGTTTATACATCCACAGATCTTGTAAACTGGAAGGTCAAAGAAACTGACGATGGATGGGCGTTAAAGAATGAAGATTCATGGGGGACTAAACAATTTTGGGCTCCAGAAGTAATAGAGAAAGATGGCATTTTCTATATGTATTATGCTGTTGAAGAACATCTTGCTGTAGCTACAAGTGATTCACCACTAGGCCCATTTAAGCAAAATGTGAAAAACCCAATACATGACAATATTAAAGAAATTGATGCACATATCTTTACAGATGATGATGGCAAACAGTATATGTATTTTGTAAGATTTACTGATGGAAATGCTCTGTGGGGAGCAGAACTCAATGAAGATATGATGTCTATTAAACAAGATACTCTAACGCCAGTATTTGCAGTATCTCAGGACTGGGAAAAGAGTCAAAAGCCTCCTGTTGCCAGAGTTAATGAAGGCGCTTTTGTAGTCAAACACAAAGGTATTTATTATATGACCTATTCGGGAAATCATTTTGAAAGTCCAGATTATGGCGTAGGTTATGCAACGGCTACGAGTCCTCTTGGCCCTTGGACAAAATATGAATACAATCCTATTATGAAATCTAATAGCTTAGTACCTGGAGCAGGACATCATTCACTGATTTACTCGCCAGATGGCACAGAACTATTTATGATTTACCATGCACATAACACAGTAGGCACAACTGAGCCAAGAAAACTTGCGATTGACAGAGTACAATTTGTGCCACAAGCAAATGGTATAGATGCGATGGAGGTTTGGGGCCCAACAATGACTCCTCAGCCAATGCCATCAAATGACAGTACAACACCTGTCAATATTCCTGTGAACTCACTAACTATAACAGGTCAAGATGGTGCAACGCAAATAACAACTAAAGGCGGAACTTTACAAATGTCTGCGTTAGTATCACCAAGTCATGCAACCAATAAAGCCGTAGAGTGGTCTATTGCAAATGGAAGCAGTTATGCAACAATAAGTACTGAAGGCTTATTAACAGCAAAAGCTAATGGAACAGTTACAGTAAAAGCGGTATCAGTAAGTAATCCAGAAGCATCTAGCACATGCAGTATCGATATAACAGGAAATGAAGAAGAGCCAACAACTGTAGATGTAACAGCATTAACAGTAGCAGGAAAAGATGGTGTATCATCTATCACAACTAAAGGTGGCACATTACAAATGGTTGCCACGGTAACACCAGCCGATGCAACAAATAAAGCTGTGACCTGGTCTATAGTAAATGGAAGCAGTTATGCTGACTTAAGTACTGAAGGCTTATTAACAGCTAGAGCCAATGGAGCAGTTACAGTAAAGGCAGTATCAGTAAGCAATCCAGAAGTATCAGACACATGTGAAATAGTTATAACAGGAAATTCAAGTTCAGGCGGAGGAAGCAGCAGCGGCGGTGGTAGCACTCCTACTCAACAGACAACTCCAATACCAGCACCAGTTGTACCGGAAGCCCCAAGACCATCAGATACTCCTACCGTGAATGTTAGGATGTCTATAGCAAGTGGTACAGCTTCTCAAGGAGGCAGAGACGTAGCGTTATCTGTACAACCATATATAGAAAATGGGCGTACGATGGCAGGCGTAAGAGATGTGGCTAACTTGCTTCAGATAGAGAGTCAAAATGTAGTATGGAATGCTAAGGACAAATCAATTGAAATTAAAACAAACAGAATAATAATAAAACTTGTAATAGGCCAAAAATATGCTATTGTAGATGGTCAGAAGATAGATTTAGATGTAGCTCCGCAGATTAAAGATGGCAGAACAGTATTGCCAATCGCGCAGATAGCTCGTCTTTTAGGTATGCAAGTAAAATTTGATCCAATAACTAAAGAAGTAGTATTTAAAACAGAAGAATAG